In a genomic window of Muntiacus reevesi chromosome 1, mMunRee1.1, whole genome shotgun sequence:
- the RMND5B gene encoding E3 ubiquitin-protein transferase RMND5B isoform X2, whose protein sequence is MSQCCRKIKDTVQKLASDHKDIHSSVSRVGKAIDRNFDSEICGVVSDAVWDSREKQQQTLQMAILEHLYQQGMLSVAEELCQESTLNVDLDFKQPFLELNRILEALHEQDLGPALEWAVSHRQRLLELNSSLEFKLHRLQFIRLLAGGSEKQLEALSYARHFQPFAHVHQREIQVMMGSLVYLQLGLEKSPYCHLLDNSHWAEICETFTRDACSLLGLSVESPLSVSFASGCVALPVLMNIKAVMEQRQCSGVWSHKDELPIEIELGMKCWYHSVFACPILRQQTSDSNPPIKLICGHVISRDALNKLINGGKLKCPYCPMEQNPADGKRIIF, encoded by the exons ATGTCACAATGCTGCCGGAAGATAAAAGACACCGTGCAGAAACTGGCTTCGGACCACAAGGACATTCACAGCAGTGTTTCCCGAGTGGGCAAAGCCATTGACAGG AACTTTGACTCTGAGATTTGCGGTGTGGTCTCCGACGCAGTGTGGGACTCTCGGGAAAAGCAGCAGCAGACCCTGCAGATGGCCATCCTGGAGCACTTGTATCAGCAGGGCATGCTCAGCGTCGCCGAGGAGTTGTGTCAG GAATCAACACTGAATGTGGACTTGGATTTCAAGCAGCCTTTCCTGGAGTTGAATCGTATCCTGGAAGCTCTGCATGAACAAGACCTGGGGCCAGCATTGGA ATGGGCTGTCTCCCACAGGCAGCGCCTGCTGGAGCTCAATAGCTCCCTGGAGTTCAAGCTGCACCGACTGCAGTTCATCCGTCTCCTGGCAGGTGGCTCTGAGAAGCAGCTGGAGGCCCTCAGCTACGCCCGGCACTTCCAGCCCTTTGCTCATGTGCACCAGCGGG AGATCCAGGTGATGATGGGCAGTCTAGTGTACCTGCAGCTGGGTTTGGAGAAGTCACCCTACTGCCATCTCCTGGACAACAGCCATTGGGCCGAGATCTGTGAGACCTTTACACGTGATGCTTGTTCCCTGTTGGGCCTTTCCGTGGAGTCACCCCTCAGTGTCAG CTTTGCCTCTGGCTGTGTGGCGCTGCCTGTGCTGATGAATATCAAAGCTGTGATGGAGCAGAGGCAGTGCTCTGGGGTCTGGAGTCACAAGGACGAGTTACCG ATTGAGATTGAACTCGGCATGAAGTGCTGGTACCACTCAGTGTTCGCCTGCCCCATCCTCCGCCAGCAGACGTCGGATTCCAACCCTCCCATCAAGCTCATCTGTGGCCATGTCATCTCCCGAGATGCACTCAACAAGCTCATTAACGGAGGAAA GCTGAAGTGTCCCTACTGTCCCATGGAGCAGAACCCAGCAGATGGGAAACGCATCATATTCTGA
- the NHP2 gene encoding H/ACA ribonucleoprotein complex subunit 2, with the protein MTKIKADPDGPEAQADACCAERTYHELLVNLNPIAQPLASRRLTRKLYKCIKKAVKQKQIRRGVKEVQKFINKGEKGIMVLAGDTLPIEVYCHLPVMCEDRNLPYVYIPSKTDLGAAAGSKRPTCVIMVKPHEEYQEAYDECLEEVQALPPPM; encoded by the exons ATGACCAAAATAAAGGCAGATCCGGACGGGCCGGAGGCTCAGGCGGACGCGTGCTGCGCGGAGCGCACTTACCATGAACTGCTAGTGAATCTGAACCCCATCGCGCAGCCTCTGGCGTCTCGCCGCCTCACGCGGAAGCTCTACAAATGCATCAAGAAAG ccgtgaagcagaagcagattcgGCGCGGGGTGAAGGAGGTTCAGAAATTTATCAACAAAGGCGAGAAAGG GATTATGGTTTTGGCAGGAGACACGTTACCCATTGAGGTATACTGCCATCTCCCAGTTATGTGTGAAGATCGGAATTTGCCATATGTCTATATCCCCTCTAAGACG GACCTGGGTGCAGCTGCTGGCTCTAAGCGCCCCACCTGCGTGATAATGGTCAAGCCCCACGAGGAATACCAGGAGGCCTATGACGAGTGCCTGGAGGAGGTGcaagccctgcccccacccatgTGA